AATAGAAGATGGTCATCTATACATCGGAAGAGAAAATGCAGATAACATGAAAGAAAGTTATTTTGCAAGTAAAGATTTCAGGAAACCTTCAAAAGTTTTGAAGAAAGTAATGGATGATCACCCTGAATATAAAATGACACTTGAAATTTATAAAGACAAATATTGGCAGAGTTTTGAACGCTATAATGTAAATCAAAATTAAATTAAAATCATGATTTGGCAAGGAAGATTAGACGGTGAAGAACTACTTTATCACAGAATATTTCAGAGAGTAAAAGCAGAGAGTAATTACGATTTGATTTCAACTAACGATTTCGTTTTGCACGGATTTGCCGTTGACGAAGGCGTTCGCAGAAATAAAGGAAGACAGGGCGCAAAAGACGCTCCTGATGTTATTCGAAAAAATATGTCTAATTTTCCTGTGATTCGTCCTGATTTTTCACTTCTTGATTTTGGAAATATTACCTGTGAGGATGAAAATCTTGAAAATACGCAAAATGAACTGGCGAAAAATGTATCTAAAGTTTTATTAAAAGGAGGGAAATCGTTGGTTCTTGGCGGAGGTCATGAAGTTACTTTTGGTCATTACCGCGGTGTGAAAACCGCTTTTCAGGAGCAGAAAATCGGGATTATTAATTTTGATGCTCATTTTGATAACAGACAACCAGAAAATGGAGTAGGAGCAAGTTCTGGAACCGGTTTTTGGCAAATCGCTCAGGAAGGTGAGATCAATTCTTTACATATCGGAATTCAGAGAAATTCTAATACGTTAAAGCTTTTCGACACAGCTCATCAGTTTGGAATGAAATATATTCTGGCGGATGAATTGTTTTTCGAAAACCTTCCTTCGATCTATGAAAGAGTTAATGAATTGGCAGATTCGGTAGACTTTCTTTACATGACGATTTGTATGGATGTTTTTAATGCTTCCATTGCACCGGGAGTTTCTGCTTCGGCTTACAACGGAATTTTTGCAGATGCTGCATTTATGCATTTGTACAGACATATTCTTAGAAATGAAAAATTAATTGCTTTGGATATTGCAGAAGTAAATCCTGCTCTTGATATTCAGGATCATACCGGAAGATTGGCTGCGAGTCTGGCCAATGAATGGTTTATGATTTAGAATCTGTGGTCTCGCTGATTGAGCAAATTAAGCAGATTTTATAAATCAAACAAATCTGCTCAATCTCCGTAATTTGCGAGAGAATATTTTTAGTCATTATCAATTTAGTTTTATTGAATTAAATTTGAAATTCTTTTAGCTGTAATAAATACAATTCATAGAATTTATCATTAATTAAATACGATATAAGGAACAATATTTGTTGCCTTAAAAATGCTTAATCCAAAAGCAGAAGATTCGCGATTCTTGAATCTTTAAAAATGGAATTTTTAACATGGAAAATTTAATAGAAAACAAGCTGTTAAAAGCTGACCAGGCTTTTCAGGAATGGAAAAAAGTTCCGTTTGAAGAAAAGCAGAAACTTATTGCAAAAGCTGCTGAAATTTTTAAAAATAAAGCTGAGGTTTTTGGTGAATTAATTACTGACGAGATGAATAAGCCTATTTCTCAAGCCATTTCTGAGGTTGAGAAATCTGCTTTAATGATGAATTATTATGCGGATGCTGAAAATATTTTAAGCCCGGAAAAAATAGAATCTGAATATAAAATTTCAGAAATTCATTATGTTCCGAAAGGAGTAATTTTAGGAGTAATGCCATGGAATTTTCCGTTTTGGCAGGTTTTAAGATTTGCAACACCTGCAATTTTGGCAGGAAATACAGTCGTTTTAAAACATGCATCCATCTGTTTCGGAAGCGGAAATGCTATTGAAAAAGTTTTTATTGAAGCCGGTTTTCCTGAAGGAATTTTCCAAAATCTTGAAGTAGGGCATGGTGAAGTAAAAGAAATTTTAGAACATAAAACGATTAAAGGAGTAAGTCTTACCGGAAGTGAAAAAGCCGGAGCTGAAGTAGCTGCAACAGCCGGAAAAAATATTAAAAAATCTCTTCTGGAATTAGGCGGAAGTGATGCTTTCATTGTTTTGGAGGATTCTGATTTGGATGAAGCTGCAAAAGTGGGAGCTTTGGCCAGACTACAAAACTGCGGACAAACCTGTGTTGCTGCAAAAAGATTTATTATTCAGAGAGACGTAGAATTTGATTTTCTTCCGAAGTTTATTGAAGAATACAAAAAATTTGTTCCTGCTGATCCTAAATTAAAAGAAACAAAATTGGCCGGAATGGCAAGACCGGATTTGGCAGATGATCTTGAAAAGCAATACCAGAAAGCTTTAGATCATGGTGCAGAAGTTATTATTCCTCTTGAAAGAATTTCTGAAAACGAATTTATTCCGGGATTAATAAGAGTAGAAGAGGGAAATCCTGTTTTGCAGGAAGAATTATTCGGTCCTTTAGGAATGGTGATGATTGCTCATAATGATCAAGAAGTGTTAGAAATTGCCAATAATATTCCGTTTGGTTTATCAAACGCAGTCTGGACTAAAAATGAAGATCGCCAACAGTTTTTTATTGATAATTTAGAATCCGGAACGGTAAATATCAACAGAATGACAAGTTCTGATCCCCGTTTTCCATTCGGCGGAACCAAATCTTCAGGATATGGAACTGAGCTTTCTTTATTGGCTTTAAAAGAGTTTGTGACGGCGAAGACAATATTGGGAAAGTAACTTAAATTTTCTCATAATTATAAAAAAACCTCTGAAACTTTCAGAGGTTTTTCGTTTTATTCTTTCTTTTGAAAGGTAGCAAGCTTCAGCGCATCTTTAATCATCTTTCCCGGTCGGAAGATTGTTTTTACACTTTTGATGCTTGATGCATTTACTTCTTCAGCAGTGTCTTTGCCTTCGCTGGAACCTCCTGCCTGTAAGGTAAAATATTCTCCTACGTAAACAATCTTTCCGTCGGCTACATCATC
Above is a genomic segment from Chryseobacterium mulctrae containing:
- the hutG gene encoding formimidoylglutamase gives rise to the protein MIWQGRLDGEELLYHRIFQRVKAESNYDLISTNDFVLHGFAVDEGVRRNKGRQGAKDAPDVIRKNMSNFPVIRPDFSLLDFGNITCEDENLENTQNELAKNVSKVLLKGGKSLVLGGGHEVTFGHYRGVKTAFQEQKIGIINFDAHFDNRQPENGVGASSGTGFWQIAQEGEINSLHIGIQRNSNTLKLFDTAHQFGMKYILADELFFENLPSIYERVNELADSVDFLYMTICMDVFNASIAPGVSASAYNGIFADAAFMHLYRHILRNEKLIALDIAEVNPALDIQDHTGRLAASLANEWFMI
- a CDS encoding aldehyde dehydrogenase family protein — encoded protein: MENLIENKLLKADQAFQEWKKVPFEEKQKLIAKAAEIFKNKAEVFGELITDEMNKPISQAISEVEKSALMMNYYADAENILSPEKIESEYKISEIHYVPKGVILGVMPWNFPFWQVLRFATPAILAGNTVVLKHASICFGSGNAIEKVFIEAGFPEGIFQNLEVGHGEVKEILEHKTIKGVSLTGSEKAGAEVAATAGKNIKKSLLELGGSDAFIVLEDSDLDEAAKVGALARLQNCGQTCVAAKRFIIQRDVEFDFLPKFIEEYKKFVPADPKLKETKLAGMARPDLADDLEKQYQKALDHGAEVIIPLERISENEFIPGLIRVEEGNPVLQEELFGPLGMVMIAHNDQEVLEIANNIPFGLSNAVWTKNEDRQQFFIDNLESGTVNINRMTSSDPRFPFGGTKSSGYGTELSLLALKEFVTAKTILGK
- a CDS encoding HU family DNA-binding protein; this translates as MPITFNAIQKRNPQDPDATQKFYADIVGNGETTLSDLAKYASTVSTVSKADILAVLESTFSKIADDVADGKIVYVGEYFTLQAGGSSEGKDTAEEVNASSIKSVKTIFRPGKMIKDALKLATFQKKE